In the Pseudochaenichthys georgianus chromosome 1, fPseGeo1.2, whole genome shotgun sequence genome, one interval contains:
- the rps6 gene encoding small ribosomal subunit protein eS6 gives MKLNISFPATGCQKLIEVDDERKLRTFYEKRMATEVPADPLGDEWKGYVVRISGGNDKQGFPMKQGVLTHIRVRLLLSKGHSCYRPRRTGERKRKSVRGCIVDANLSVLNLVIVKKGEKDIPGLTDSTVPRRLGPKRASKIRKLFNLAKEDDVRQYVVRRPLTKEGKKPRTKAPRIQRLVTPRVLQHKRRRISLKRQRTTKNKEEASEYAKLLAKRMKEAKEKRQEQIAKRRRLSSLRASTSKSESSQK, from the exons ATGAAG CTGAACATCTCGTTCCCCGCTACTGGCTGCCAGAAGCTCATCGAAGTTGATGATGAGCGCAAGCTGAGGACTTTCTATGAGAAGCGTATGGCCACTGAGGTGCCTGCTGACCCCCTGGGAGATGAGTGGAAG GGATATGTGGTGCGCATCAGCGGAGGCAATGACAAGCAGGGCTTCCCCATGAAGCAGGGTGTGCTGACCCACATCCGTGTGCGCCTGCTGCTCAGCAAGGGCCACTCCTGCTACCGTCCCCGCAGGACTGGAGAGCGCAAACGCAAGTCTGTCCGCGGGTGCATCGTTGATGCCAACCTCAGCGTTCTCAACTTGGTCATCGTGAAGAAAG GCGAGAAGGACATTCCCGGCCTGACCGACAGCACTGTCCCCCGCCGCCTGGGTCCCAAGAGGGCCAGCAAGATCCGCAAGCTCTTCAACCTGGCCAAGGAGGATGATGTGAGGCAGTATGTTGTGAGGAGACCCCTGACTAAAGAAG GCAAGAAGCCCAGGACTAAGGCTCCCAGGATCCAGAGGCTGGTGACGCCCCGTGTGCTGCAGCACAAGCGCCGCCGCATCTCCCTCAAGAGACAGCGCACCACGAAGAACAAGGAGGAGGCCTCTGAGTACGCCAAGCTGCTGGCCAAGAGGATGAAG gaggCCAAGGAGAAGCGCCAGGAACAGATCGCCAAGAGGCGCCGCCTTTCTTCTCTGAGAGCATCCACATCCAAGTCGGAGTCCAGCCAAAAGTGA